In one Polaribacter sp. ALD11 genomic region, the following are encoded:
- the ruvX gene encoding Holliday junction resolvase RuvX: MARILAIDFGKKRTGIAVTDELQIIASGLTTVNTTELLSFLKEYISKEKVELFLMGQPKQMDNSDSESEALILPFLKKIEKLFPQIPMKRIDERFTSKMAFQTMIDSGMKKKQRRNKAMVDEISATIILQSYLYNQH, encoded by the coding sequence ATGGCTAGAATTTTAGCAATAGATTTCGGAAAAAAAAGAACAGGAATTGCAGTTACAGATGAGTTGCAAATAATTGCTTCTGGTTTAACTACTGTAAATACGACAGAATTATTGTCTTTCCTTAAAGAGTATATATCCAAAGAAAAAGTAGAACTTTTTTTAATGGGGCAACCTAAACAAATGGATAATTCTGATAGTGAAAGTGAAGCACTGATTTTACCTTTTCTAAAAAAAATAGAAAAGTTGTTTCCTCAAATTCCTATGAAAAGAATTGACGAACGTTTTACCTCTAAAATGGCTTTTCAAACAATGATTGATAGCGGAATGAAAAAAAAACAACGAAGAAACAAGGCAATGGTAGATGAAATTAGCGCTACCATCATTTTACAATCTTACTTATATAACCAGCATTAA
- the def gene encoding peptide deformylase has protein sequence MILPIVAYGDPVLRKVAVEIDANYPDLEKLITNMKETMYNASGVGLAAPQIGKAIRLFTIDASPFAEDEDLSEKDREVLKTFNRVFINAKILEEEGEEWVFNEGCLSIPDVREDVVRQPKITIEYQDEDFKKHTETLDGLAARVFQHEYDHIEGILFTDKLSSLKKRIIKKKLENISKGKITADYRMRFPNQKKGK, from the coding sequence ATGATTTTACCAATTGTTGCATACGGAGATCCTGTTTTAAGAAAAGTTGCTGTAGAAATAGATGCAAATTATCCTGATTTAGAAAAATTGATTACCAATATGAAAGAGACCATGTACAATGCTTCTGGCGTTGGTTTGGCAGCTCCACAAATTGGAAAAGCAATTCGTTTATTTACAATTGATGCTTCGCCTTTTGCAGAAGATGAAGATTTATCTGAAAAAGATAGAGAAGTGTTAAAAACATTTAATAGAGTTTTTATAAACGCTAAAATTTTAGAAGAAGAAGGTGAAGAATGGGTTTTTAACGAAGGGTGTTTAAGTATTCCTGATGTTAGAGAAGATGTTGTTCGTCAACCTAAAATAACAATCGAATATCAAGATGAAGACTTTAAAAAGCACACCGAAACTTTAGATGGTTTGGCTGCAAGAGTTTTTCAGCACGAGTATGATCATATTGAAGGAATTTTGTTTACAGACAAGCTTTCATCACTAAAAAAAAGAATCATTAAAAAGAAATTAGAAAATATTTCTAAAGGAAAAATTACCGCAGATTATAGAATGCGTTTTCCAAATCAAAAAAAAGGTAAATAG
- a CDS encoding DUF5606 domain-containing protein has translation MEFNKIIAVTGKAGLYQVVSQSKNAIIVASLADDKRVAINATQNVSLLENIAIYTYEEDIPLLQVFKAMFEKTEGKEAISHKESGKKLEAFFAEVLPDYDAERVYTSNIKKVIQWFNLLVNAGMDFSKVETPTEGKTEKE, from the coding sequence ATGGAATTTAATAAAATTATAGCAGTTACCGGTAAAGCTGGTTTATACCAAGTAGTTTCTCAATCTAAAAACGCAATAATAGTTGCCTCTTTAGCAGATGATAAAAGAGTAGCAATTAACGCAACTCAAAATGTAAGTTTATTAGAAAATATCGCTATTTACACCTACGAAGAAGATATTCCTCTATTGCAAGTTTTTAAAGCAATGTTTGAAAAAACAGAAGGTAAAGAAGCGATTTCTCATAAAGAAAGTGGTAAGAAATTAGAAGCATTTTTTGCAGAAGTTCTACCAGATTATGATGCTGAAAGAGTGTATACTTCTAATATTAAAAAAGTAATTCAGTGGTTTAATTTATTAGTAAACGCTGGAATGGATTTTTCTAAAGTTGAAACTCCTACTGAGGGAAAAACAGAAAAAGAGTAA
- the mazG gene encoding nucleoside triphosphate pyrophosphohydrolase, protein MNSRKEQLAAFNRLLDIMDDLREKCPWDKKQTLESLRHLTIEETYELADAILDNDLPEIQKELGDVLLHIVFYAKIGSEKKAFDIGDVANSICDKLISRHPHIYGDVVVKDEAEVKRNWEQLKLKEGKESVLEGVPKSLPAVVKASRIQEKVAGVGFDWEKPEQVWEKVQEELTELNEEIKAGHIENTEKEFGDVLFSMINYARFIGVNPENALEKTNKKFINRFQYLEKEAKKEGKDISEMSLTEMDVYWEKSKEFFK, encoded by the coding sequence ATGAATTCTAGAAAAGAACAATTAGCTGCTTTTAACCGTTTGTTAGACATTATGGATGACCTTCGTGAGAAATGCCCTTGGGATAAAAAACAAACCTTAGAAAGTCTACGTCATTTAACAATTGAAGAAACGTACGAACTTGCTGATGCTATTCTAGACAACGATTTACCTGAAATACAAAAAGAATTAGGCGATGTGCTTTTGCACATCGTTTTTTATGCCAAAATTGGAAGCGAGAAAAAAGCGTTTGATATTGGTGACGTTGCAAATTCAATTTGTGATAAACTAATCAGCAGACATCCTCATATCTATGGCGATGTAGTTGTTAAAGATGAGGCAGAAGTAAAACGCAATTGGGAACAATTAAAGCTAAAGGAAGGCAAAGAATCTGTTTTAGAAGGTGTTCCTAAAAGTTTACCCGCAGTTGTAAAAGCGAGTAGAATTCAAGAAAAAGTTGCTGGTGTTGGTTTCGATTGGGAAAAACCCGAACAAGTTTGGGAAAAAGTACAAGAAGAACTTACAGAACTAAACGAAGAAATTAAAGCTGGTCATATAGAAAATACCGAAAAAGAATTTGGAGATGTTTTATTTTCTATGATAAACTATGCTCGTTTTATTGGAGTAAATCCTGAAAATGCTTTAGAAAAAACAAATAAGAAATTCATCAATCGCTTTCAGTATTTAGAAAAAGAAGCTAAAAAAGAAGGCAAAGATATTTCTGAAATGTCTTTAACTGAAATGGATGTCTATTGGGAAAAATCGAAAGAGTTCTTTAAATAA
- a CDS encoding potassium/proton antiporter, whose product MNLTIENILLIGSLLLLVSIFAGKTSYKFGVPTLLLFLGIGMLAGSDGIGGIRFNNPKLAQFIGIVSLNFILFSGGLDTNWTAVKPIIKEGILLSTLGVLITAVSLGTFVWFVTDFTIYESLLLGSIVSSTDAAAVFSILRAKSLALKTNLRPTLELESGSNDPMAYVLTIAFLTLVINQDKSFLSIIPFFLQQMILGGVAGIAFGITSKYIINKIKLDFEGLYPVLVIALMFITFSATNFVGGNGFLAIYICAVYLGNQNLIHKKTILKMFDGLAWLMQIVLFLTLGLLVFPSQIIPYMGIGLLISIFLILIARPIGVFISLIFFKMKLKRRFYISWVGLRGAVPIVFATYPLLAGIDKANMIFNIVFFISVTSILIQGTTLSIIAKWLNVGLPETQKELTPTDLLMAENPKAEMKELLITLDCYAVGKKIVELGFPKNAIIAMIKRDETYIIPNGLTKIETQDTLIVLADRPEAFDEVYKTLKNK is encoded by the coding sequence ATGAATTTAACTATTGAAAATATATTATTAATTGGCTCTTTATTACTTCTTGTAAGTATTTTTGCTGGTAAAACTTCTTATAAATTCGGTGTTCCTACTTTATTACTCTTTTTGGGTATTGGAATGCTGGCGGGCTCTGATGGAATTGGAGGTATTCGTTTTAATAATCCTAAACTTGCTCAGTTTATTGGTATTGTATCCTTAAATTTTATCTTATTTTCTGGCGGACTTGATACCAACTGGACAGCAGTGAAACCAATTATTAAAGAAGGTATTCTATTATCTACATTAGGTGTTTTAATTACAGCTGTTTCCCTTGGTACTTTTGTGTGGTTTGTTACAGATTTTACCATTTACGAGAGTTTGCTTTTAGGCTCTATAGTTTCCTCAACAGATGCAGCTGCTGTATTTTCTATTCTGAGAGCTAAAAGTCTTGCACTAAAAACTAATTTAAGACCAACTTTAGAACTAGAAAGCGGAAGTAACGATCCGATGGCATATGTATTAACGATTGCTTTTTTAACGCTCGTAATAAATCAAGACAAAAGCTTCTTATCTATCATTCCTTTTTTCCTACAACAAATGATTTTAGGAGGTGTTGCAGGTATTGCTTTTGGAATCACTAGTAAATATATTATTAATAAAATAAAACTTGACTTTGAAGGGTTGTATCCTGTTTTAGTGATTGCACTAATGTTCATTACATTTTCTGCAACGAACTTTGTAGGGGGTAATGGATTTCTAGCCATTTACATTTGTGCCGTTTATTTAGGAAATCAAAATTTGATTCATAAAAAAACCATTTTAAAAATGTTTGATGGTTTGGCGTGGCTTATGCAAATTGTACTATTCCTTACCCTAGGTTTACTTGTTTTTCCTTCTCAAATTATTCCATATATGGGAATTGGGCTACTTATTTCTATCTTCTTAATATTAATTGCAAGACCTATAGGCGTATTTATAAGTCTTATTTTCTTTAAAATGAAGCTAAAAAGAAGGTTTTATATTTCTTGGGTTGGTTTGCGTGGTGCGGTTCCGATTGTGTTTGCTACGTACCCTCTTTTAGCAGGAATAGACAAAGCAAATATGATTTTTAATATTGTCTTTTTCATTTCAGTTACATCCATATTAATTCAAGGAACCACGCTTTCTATTATTGCAAAATGGTTAAACGTTGGGTTACCGGAAACTCAAAAAGAGTTAACCCCAACTGATTTGCTTATGGCAGAAAATCCGAAGGCAGAAATGAAAGAGCTCTTAATTACCTTAGATTGCTATGCGGTAGGTAAAAAAATTGTTGAATTAGGCTTTCCTAAAAATGCAATAATAGCCATGATTAAAAGAGATGAAACTTATATAATACCAAACGGTTTAACAAAAATAGAAACACAGGATACTTTAATAGTGCTTGCAGATAGACCCGAAGCTTTTGATGAAGTCTACAAAACACTTAAAAACAAATAA
- a CDS encoding phosphocholine cytidylyltransferase family protein — translation MNINTANYDSDSRISTALLLAAGTGSRLFPITKDAPKCLTLVSEKSILERLVANLKKEGFKRLVIVTGYKEECIIEYLGKQTEDLSIEYIHNPFYKTTNNIYSLWMARNIINEPFVLLESDLVLENSLLNQMMYPDRMAVAKMQPWLNGTTVAVNKDNLVTQFQPGTTDIYTDIRFKTVNIYSFSLSSWRKICKKLNQYISEGSVNSYYEIVFSKLVEEKSLFLTAVSFDEKPWYEIDTIHDLAEAEKLFPLESSKEVAYAINL, via the coding sequence ATGAATATTAATACAGCAAATTATGATAGTGACAGTCGTATATCAACTGCATTATTACTGGCAGCAGGAACCGGTAGTCGTCTTTTTCCAATAACTAAAGATGCTCCTAAATGTTTAACGCTGGTAAGTGAAAAATCAATTTTAGAACGCCTTGTCGCTAATTTGAAAAAAGAAGGCTTTAAACGCCTTGTAATTGTAACAGGTTATAAAGAAGAATGTATTATAGAGTACCTTGGAAAACAAACAGAAGATTTAAGTATCGAATATATACATAACCCATTTTATAAAACCACCAATAATATCTATTCATTATGGATGGCTCGAAACATTATAAATGAGCCTTTTGTGCTTTTAGAAAGCGATTTGGTTTTAGAAAATTCTCTGCTAAATCAAATGATGTATCCAGATAGAATGGCAGTTGCGAAGATGCAGCCTTGGCTAAATGGAACCACAGTAGCAGTTAATAAAGATAATTTAGTGACTCAGTTTCAGCCAGGAACCACAGATATTTATACAGATATTCGCTTCAAAACTGTAAACATTTATAGTTTTTCACTTTCATCTTGGAGAAAAATTTGTAAAAAATTAAATCAATATATTTCAGAAGGTAGTGTAAATAGTTACTATGAAATTGTTTTTTCTAAACTGGTAGAAGAGAAAAGTTTATTCTTAACGGCTGTTTCTTTTGACGAGAAACCTTGGTATGAAATAGATACGATACACGATTTAGCCGAAGCAGAAAAATTGTTTCCTTTAGAATCTTCAAAAGAAGTTGCTTATGCAATTAATTTATAA
- the lon gene encoding endopeptidase La encodes MSKPKVMRLDNMSLHSMLNEDSELIPLMTPEDEEIINKESVPEILPILPLRNTVLFPGVVIPITAGRDASIQLIKDANKGDKVIGVVAQKNEDEEEPGLKDIHTTGVVAQILRVLKMPDGNTTVIIQGKKRFEIDAIVQDKPYLKATVKEAVEDREVDDEKEFEAIIDSIKEQALEVIKENPMLPSEASFAIKNIKSNSFLVNFISSNMDLTVAQKQVILEKDNLKERALLALKNLNKELQKLQLRNDIQSKTREDLDQQQREYYLHQQLKTIQDELGGVSNDEELEEMRAQAKTKKWSKEVGNTFEKELNRLKRMNPQAAEYGVQRSYLELLLELPWGIYSEDKFDLKHATKVLDRDHFGLEEVKERIIEHLAVLKLRGDMKSPIICLYGPPGVGKTSLGKSVAEALGRKYVRMSLGGLRDEAEIRGHRKTYIGAMPGRLIQNLKKAGTSNPVFVLDEIDKLSNSHQGDPSSAMLEVLDPEQNEAFYDNYLEVGYDLSKVLFIATANNLGEIPWALRDRMEIINVTGYTIEEKVEIAKRHLLPKQLKEHGLTTKDIKLGKKQLEQIVEGYTRESGVRGLEKKIAKVVRFAAKSIALEEEYEITLSSEKIEEILGTPRNRGKFENNDVAGVVTGLAWTQVGGDILFIESILSKGKGTLSITGNLGTVMKESATIALQYIKSNAEEFGIKPEILEKYNVHIHVPEGATPKDGPSAGITMLTSLVSSYTQRRVKNKLAMTGEITLRGKVLPVGGIKEKILAAKRANIKEIILCEDNRKDILEIKESYLKGMTFHYVTDMKQVIELALTKQKVQNAKKLV; translated from the coding sequence ATGAGTAAACCAAAAGTAATGAGATTAGACAACATGTCGCTTCACAGTATGTTAAACGAAGATTCTGAGTTAATCCCTTTGATGACACCGGAAGACGAAGAAATTATAAATAAAGAAAGTGTACCAGAAATATTACCAATTTTACCACTTAGAAATACCGTTTTATTTCCAGGAGTTGTAATTCCTATTACTGCTGGTAGAGATGCATCTATTCAGTTAATAAAAGATGCAAACAAAGGTGATAAAGTAATTGGTGTTGTTGCACAGAAAAATGAAGATGAAGAAGAGCCTGGTTTAAAAGATATTCATACAACAGGTGTTGTTGCACAAATTTTACGTGTTTTAAAAATGCCTGATGGAAATACAACCGTTATCATTCAGGGTAAAAAACGTTTTGAAATTGATGCAATTGTTCAAGATAAACCTTATTTAAAAGCAACTGTAAAAGAAGCTGTTGAAGATAGAGAAGTGGATGATGAAAAAGAGTTTGAAGCAATTATAGACTCTATTAAAGAGCAAGCTTTAGAAGTAATAAAGGAAAACCCAATGTTGCCTTCAGAAGCTTCTTTTGCAATTAAGAATATAAAATCAAATTCTTTTTTAGTGAATTTCATTTCATCAAATATGGATTTAACCGTTGCTCAAAAACAAGTGATTTTAGAGAAAGACAATCTAAAAGAACGTGCTTTATTAGCCTTGAAAAACCTAAACAAAGAGCTTCAGAAATTACAATTGCGTAATGATATTCAGTCTAAAACAAGAGAAGATTTAGACCAACAACAACGTGAATATTATTTACACCAACAGTTAAAAACCATTCAAGACGAATTGGGTGGAGTTTCTAATGACGAGGAGTTAGAGGAAATGCGTGCGCAAGCAAAAACTAAAAAATGGAGTAAAGAAGTTGGTAACACTTTTGAAAAAGAGCTGAACCGTTTAAAAAGAATGAATCCGCAAGCTGCAGAATATGGTGTTCAGAGAAGTTATTTAGAGTTGTTGTTAGAATTACCTTGGGGAATTTATTCTGAAGATAAATTCGATTTAAAACATGCAACAAAGGTTTTAGATAGAGATCATTTTGGTTTAGAGGAAGTGAAAGAAAGAATTATAGAACATTTAGCTGTTTTAAAGTTAAGAGGAGATATGAAATCGCCAATTATCTGTTTATACGGACCTCCAGGAGTTGGTAAAACTTCTTTAGGGAAATCTGTAGCAGAAGCTTTAGGGCGTAAATATGTTAGAATGTCTTTAGGTGGTTTGCGCGATGAAGCAGAAATTAGAGGACACAGAAAAACGTACATTGGTGCAATGCCAGGGCGTTTAATTCAGAATTTGAAAAAAGCAGGAACTTCAAATCCGGTTTTTGTTTTAGATGAAATAGATAAGTTAAGTAATAGTCATCAAGGAGATCCTTCTTCGGCAATGTTAGAGGTTTTAGATCCTGAACAAAATGAAGCTTTTTATGACAATTATTTAGAAGTTGGGTACGATTTATCTAAAGTACTTTTTATCGCAACAGCAAATAATTTAGGTGAAATTCCTTGGGCTTTGCGCGATAGAATGGAAATTATAAATGTAACTGGTTATACTATTGAAGAAAAAGTAGAAATTGCTAAGAGACACTTATTACCAAAACAATTAAAAGAACATGGTTTAACAACCAAAGATATAAAGTTAGGTAAAAAACAATTAGAGCAAATTGTAGAAGGTTATACACGTGAATCTGGAGTGCGTGGTTTGGAAAAGAAAATCGCAAAAGTGGTTCGATTTGCAGCAAAATCTATCGCTTTAGAAGAGGAATATGAGATTACTTTGTCATCAGAAAAAATTGAAGAAATTTTAGGAACACCAAGAAACAGAGGGAAGTTCGAAAATAATGATGTTGCTGGTGTGGTTACAGGTTTGGCTTGGACACAAGTGGGTGGAGATATCTTATTTATAGAATCTATTTTATCGAAAGGAAAAGGAACACTTTCTATTACCGGTAATTTAGGAACGGTAATGAAAGAGTCTGCAACAATTGCTTTGCAATACATAAAATCGAATGCTGAAGAATTTGGAATTAAACCAGAAATTTTAGAGAAATACAATGTACATATTCACGTACCAGAAGGAGCAACACCAAAAGATGGGCCAAGTGCCGGTATAACGATGTTAACCTCTTTGGTTTCTTCTTACACACAACGTAGAGTCAAAAATAAATTAGCCATGACTGGTGAAATTACTTTGCGTGGAAAAGTGTTGCCTGTTGGAGGAATTAAAGAAAAAATATTAGCTGCAAAAAGAGCAAATATTAAGGAAATAATTTTGTGTGAAGACAATAGAAAAGACATTTTAGAAATAAAAGAAAGCTACTTAAAAGGCATGACTTTTCATTATGTTACAGACATGAAACAAGTAATAGAATTGGCGCTCACAAAGCAAAAAGTTCAAAATGCTAAGAAATTAGTGTAA
- a CDS encoding sodium:solute symporter: MEIESKLHAVDWIILSVTLIFIVAYGTYVTRKSADVTDYIKGGNDSKWWTIGLSVMATQASAITFLSTPGQAFHSGMGFVQFYFGLPIAMVIICVVFIPIYHKLKVYTAYEFLEGRFDLKTRSLAAILFLIQRGLAAGITIFAPAIILSAVLGWDLLTLNIIIGFLVIIYTVSGGTKAVNVTQKQQMIIIFIGMLIAFFMIMSQLPENITFTKALEIAGASNKMEVLDFSFDLSNRYTVWTGILGGTFLMLSYFGTDQSQVQRYLSGKSVRESQLGLIFNGLLKVPMQFFILLIGVMVFVFYQFNPSPLNFNPGANEAVLNSNYSQEYKQLEAEHIAIENTKKAIFADGFQVSEKQEIQDLNERDLAIKAKSKVIIDKIDEENTLDKIESNDKDYVFIHFILNNLPRGLIGLLLAVILSAAMSSTASELNALASTTAIDLYKRNVGDGKTDEHYVKASKWFTLAWGIIAISVACVANLFDNLIQLVNIIGSIFYGNVLGIFLLAFFIKFVKGNAVFIAALITQALIIWVFVLDWLPYLWLNLLGCALVMAIAIILQTFIPSKENSNEAHATVDLE; this comes from the coding sequence ATGGAAATAGAAAGTAAATTACACGCTGTAGATTGGATTATTTTGTCTGTAACATTAATTTTTATTGTTGCTTATGGAACGTATGTTACTAGGAAAAGTGCGGATGTAACAGATTATATTAAAGGTGGAAATGATTCGAAATGGTGGACGATTGGTCTGTCTGTTATGGCTACGCAAGCGAGTGCAATAACGTTTTTATCTACACCAGGGCAAGCATTTCATAGCGGAATGGGATTTGTGCAATTTTACTTCGGATTGCCAATTGCCATGGTAATAATTTGTGTCGTTTTTATTCCTATTTATCACAAACTAAAAGTTTATACAGCGTACGAGTTTTTAGAAGGAAGATTCGATTTAAAGACAAGAAGTTTAGCCGCTATTTTATTTTTAATTCAGAGAGGTTTAGCAGCAGGAATTACCATTTTTGCACCTGCAATAATATTGTCTGCAGTTTTAGGATGGGATTTATTAACGCTGAATATTATTATAGGTTTTTTAGTAATTATTTACACAGTTTCTGGAGGAACAAAGGCGGTAAATGTTACGCAGAAGCAACAAATGATTATCATTTTTATTGGAATGTTAATTGCATTTTTTATGATTATGAGTCAGCTTCCTGAAAATATTACGTTTACAAAAGCGTTGGAAATTGCTGGTGCAAGTAATAAAATGGAAGTGCTAGATTTCTCTTTCGATTTAAGTAACAGATATACCGTTTGGACAGGGATTTTAGGTGGAACTTTTTTAATGCTTTCTTATTTCGGGACAGACCAAAGTCAGGTACAGCGTTATTTATCTGGAAAATCTGTAAGAGAAAGTCAGTTAGGTTTAATTTTTAACGGATTGTTAAAAGTACCAATGCAGTTTTTTATCTTGTTAATTGGAGTGATGGTTTTTGTATTTTATCAATTCAATCCTTCTCCATTAAATTTTAATCCCGGAGCAAATGAAGCTGTTTTAAACTCTAATTACTCGCAAGAATACAAACAGCTAGAAGCAGAACATATTGCTATTGAAAATACTAAAAAAGCAATTTTTGCTGATGGTTTTCAAGTTTCAGAAAAACAAGAAATTCAAGATTTAAATGAAAGAGATTTAGCGATTAAAGCAAAATCAAAAGTAATTATTGATAAAATTGATGAAGAAAATACGTTAGATAAAATTGAATCTAATGATAAAGATTACGTATTTATTCATTTTATTTTAAACAATTTACCGAGAGGCTTAATCGGACTTTTACTCGCCGTAATTTTATCTGCAGCAATGTCTTCTACAGCATCTGAATTAAACGCATTGGCAAGTACAACTGCTATCGATTTATATAAACGGAATGTTGGCGATGGGAAAACAGATGAGCATTATGTAAAAGCGTCTAAATGGTTTACGTTGGCTTGGGGAATTATAGCTATTTCCGTTGCTTGTGTTGCCAATTTATTCGATAATTTAATTCAGTTGGTAAATATTATTGGTTCTATTTTCTATGGAAATGTGTTGGGAATTTTCTTATTAGCTTTCTTTATTAAATTCGTAAAAGGAAATGCCGTTTTTATAGCTGCATTAATAACACAAGCTTTAATTATCTGGGTTTTTGTCTTAGATTGGTTGCCGTATTTATGGTTGAACTTATTAGGATGCGCTTTAGTAATGGCAATTGCAATTATATTGCAGACTTTTATTCCTTCAAAAGAAAATAGTAATGAAGCTCATGCAACAGTAGATCTTGAATAA